The Vicia villosa cultivar HV-30 ecotype Madison, WI linkage group LG1, Vvil1.0, whole genome shotgun sequence genome includes a region encoding these proteins:
- the LOC131601493 gene encoding uncharacterized protein LOC131601493, which yields MQQDQERNSNYGYCSWGRLPTKDRLQRFGIITESTCVFCPAMESIDHLFFQCKVSAAIWHRMLQWLGYSQTVQNWNVERVWLIKELSKKGWRRLLLKMILAETTYAIWRARNDIVFNNTPMDQASILDQIQHIVYIRGRGYKKLQGHVESLRRN from the coding sequence ATGCAGCAAGACCAAGAGCGAAATTCCAATTATGGTTATTGTTCATGGGGGAGACTTCCTACAAAAGATAGATTGCAAAGATTTGGAATCATTACAGAATCCACTTGCGTGTTTTGCCCAGCTATGGAATCAATAGACCACCTATTCTTCCAATGCAAAGTATCGGCTGCAATTTGGCATAGGATGCTACAATGGCTCGGCTATTCACAAACGGTACAGAATTGGAATGTTGAGAGAGTTTGGTTGATCAAGGAATTGTCAAAAAAAGGATGGAGAAGATTGCTGTTGAAAATGATACTAGCAGAGACAACATATGCTATATGGAGAGCACGAAACGATATTGTGTTTAACAACACGCCAATGGATCAAGCTTCTATCCTGGACCAGATTCAGCATATTGTTTATATTCGTGGTAGAGGATATAAGAAACTCCAGGGCCATGTAGAGTCGCTGCGTAGGAATTAG
- the LOC131626924 gene encoding uncharacterized protein LOC131626924 — protein MADIVQYKMERMVDELEDLEQRGLFTRQEIAEIVKQRRKFEYRLKRPSPLKEDFVAYIEYETQLDALRSLRKKSVTRELKKQGNKNLRKSKFDLAGLIRIIDIYELALKRYKGDIDLWFRYLEFCRVRKNGRMKKALAKLVRLHPKVAGVWIYAAAWEFDQNSNVVAARALMQEGLRFCPSSEDLWVEYLRMELTYLNKLKARKVALGEDKGTLTRDPRTDEEKQWKDENKELFMTLDEKEDNDGGNVVPEDNNGENVEPDESQTNQELFADHGMDIFRTVYAGAIEAVPSLNLRKRFFEILEGTNLSHHEDMCKEVLYDMKRDFSTEPEFWDWLARQECNLETTLENGQEIKIPQVEKAIEVYEEALMSVPSGTMFSLYASFLTDIVAPKDEEINITGLSGLAENFLPQLLSVYERAESMRIITEDLACKYVSLHLQLRKLVDARKLVIKLCSGKLAESVPLWELRIAIEISCITRSSLLPSDTDLLYLFKLLKEILTKVPVSKSENLWLKAFKFYASKRRYFDKLVEISFRPLARDGGSESGFSLSSTILGFILQKDGIHKARDIYKRFLALPHPGLALYRKCIELETDLTSKGDKDSLANARKLYESALATYDQNVGLWQDYYRLETKMGTSQKATAVYWRAMKTIKDASEFTASLDL, from the exons ATGGCCGACATAGTGCAATACAAGATGGAGCGCATGGTCGACGAGCTCGAAGATCTCGAGCAACGCGGCCTATTCACCCGCCAAGAAATCGCCGAGATCGTCAAACAGCGCCGAAAATTCGAGTACAGGCTAAAGCGACCTTCTCCCCTGAAGGAGGACTTCGTGGCGTACATTGAGTATGAGACGCAGCTCGATGCTCTTCGCAGCCTCCGCAAGAAATCGGTGACGCGTGAGTTGAAGAAACAGGGAAACAAGAATTTGAGAAAATCGAAGTTCGATTTGGCTGGATTGATTCGGATTATTGATATCTATGAACTTGCTTTGAAGCGTTATAAAGGGGATATTGATCTCTGGTTTCGTTATCTTGAGTTTTGTAGGGTCAGGAAAAATGGAAGAATGAAGAAG GCACTTGCGAAACTTGTTAGGTTGCATCCAAAGGTTGCCGGAGTTTGGATATATGCTGCAGCTTGGGAGTTTGATCAAAACTCGAATGTGGTGGCTGCTCGTGCTTTAATGCAGGAAGGTCTTAGGTTTTGTCCATCATCAGAAGACCTTTGGGTGGAGTATCTTCGGATGGAACTTACGTATCTTAACAAGTTAAAGGCCAGGAAGGTAGCGTTGGGTGAGGATAAGGGAACGCTAACTCGTGATCCTAGAACTGATGAGGAAAAACAATGGAAAGATGAAAACAAAGAGTTGTTTATGACCCTTGATGAAAAAGAGGATAACGATGGAGGAAATGTTGTACCGGAGGATAACAATGGAGAAAATGTTGAACCGGATGAATCACAGACGAATCAGGAACTATTTGCTGACCATGGTATGGACATTTTTCGAACTGTCTATGCTGGAGCGATTGAAGCTGTTCCGAGTCTTAATCTTAGGAAGAGATTTTTTGAAATATTGGAGGGAACAAACTTGTCGCATCATGAAGATATGTGCAAAGAAGTACTGTATGACATGAAGAGGGATTTTTCAACTGAACCAGAATTTTGGGACTGGCTTGCGAGGCAAGAATGCAATCTTGAAACTACGCTTGAGAATGGCCAAGAAATCAAAATTCCTCAGGTGGAAAAAGCAATTGAG GTTTATGAGGAGGCTTTGATGAGTGTGCCTTCTGGAACTATGTTTAGTTTGTATGCAAGTTTTCTAACAGATATTGTAGCTCCTAAAGATGAAGAAATCAATATAACCGGGTTATCAGGTCTTGCTGAAAACTTTTTACCACAACTCCTCTCAGTATATGAAAGGGCTGAAAGCATGAGAATCATTACTGAAGATCTTGCTTGCAAGTATGTCTCCTTACATTTGCAACTGAGAAAATTAGTTGATGCCAGGAAACTGGTAATAAAGCTTTGCAGTGGAAAACTTGCAGAATCAGTGCCGTTATGGGAATTAAGGATAGCTATAGAAATTTCATGCATCACACGAAGTTCTTTGTTGCCCAGTGATACTGATTTGTTATACCTTTTTAAACTCCTTAAAGAAATTTTGACCAAAGTCCCTGTTTCAAAATCAGAGAACTTGTGGCTAAAG GCCTTTAAATTCTATGCAAGTAAAAGACGATACTTTGATAAACTGGTGGAGATTTCTTTTCGTCCTTTGGCCAGAGATGGTGGTAGTGAAAGCGGATTTTCCCTTTCCTCTACCATTTTAGGTTTCATACTTCAAAAAGATGGAATTCACAAGGCCAGAGATATCTATAAAAG ATTTCTAGCTTTACCACATCCTGGCCTTGCATTATATAGAAAATGTATTGAGCTGGAAACAGACCTTACTTCAAAAGGAGATAAAGATAGTCTTGCAAATGCCAGGAAATTATACGAATCTGCACTTGCAACTTATGATCAAAATGTTGGCTTGTGGCAAGATTACTATCGCTTGGAGACCAAG ATGGGAACATCACAAAAGGCTACTGCTGTCTATTGGAGGGCAATGAAAACAATTAAAGATGCTAGTGAATTTACTGCCTCTCTAGATTTGTGA
- the LOC131626932 gene encoding uncharacterized protein LOC131626932, translating to MLTLYAPRAILNSHLLYQQHSASTQQAYKINVNFVNFNPAFPKPYGSYCSNIFYSSSFSWICEKQHKSVHSIFHHKWLCGLHDSISSNDDEYRSSRNIAITLFKRYRNFADRGGGDNLKEFITAGVNAYELGCTDEGLRKELTDMKDSGIEIEAMQRYGGSTSLKSKIISHEIDECILWLSIIFITILCTPQLTIVRWSSTPSVSDEVRIQWKGFCALIANAYFMKGMAWLPVKTLQLEQTVVMDEAEKPSVVASRMQLVFSTLEVVSPQWPKV from the exons ATGTTAACACTTTATGCTCCCAGAGCTATTCTAAACTCTCATTTATTATACCAACAACACTCAGCTTCCACGCAACAAGCATACAAAATCAATGTTAATTTCGTAAATTTCAATCCGGCTTTTCCTAAACCTTATGGAAGCTATTGTAGCAACATATTTTATAGTTCATCTTTCTCTTGGATATGCGAAAAGCAACACAAGAGTGTTCATAGTATATTCCATCATAAGTGGCTG TGTGGGTTACATGATTCAATTTCATCCAATGATGATGAGTACCGTTCTTCGCGCAACATAGCCATCACCTTGTTTAAGCGTTACAGGAACTTCGCTGATCGTGGGGGAGGTGACAATCTTAAA gaGTTCATCACTGCTGGGGTGAATGCATATGAACTTGGGTGCACTGATGAAGGATTAAGGAAAGAGCTTACTGACATGAAGGACTCTGGCATTGAAATTGAAGCAATGCAGAGATATGGTGGAAGCACAAGCTTGAAATCTAAAATCATCTCCCACGAG ATTGATGAGTGCATTCTGTGGTTAAGCATTATATTTATCACAATCTTGTGTACACCCCAGCTAACTATTGTTAGATGGTCATCAACACCTTCAGTTTCAGATGAAGTGAGAATTCAATGGAAAGGATTCTGTGCTCTCATAGCAAATGCATATTTTATGAAGGGAATGGCTTG GCTACCTGTAAAGACTCTTCAATTAGAACAGACGGTTGTGATGGATGAAGCTGAGAAACCATCAGTTGTTGCTAGCCGAATGCAATTAGTCTTTAGCACACTTGAG GTAGTTAGTCCGCAGTGGCCAAAAGTGTAG